From a single Nicotiana tomentosiformis chromosome 2, ASM39032v3, whole genome shotgun sequence genomic region:
- the LOC104114811 gene encoding alkane hydroxylase MAH1-like: MDVYSLIPVLIILGFTYFTWFLINRRSKSSAPTDWPLAGMLPGLIQNAHRIHEFFTDILLETGNNFEFRGPVISNMNMLFTSDPANIHHILSRNFSNYPKGPEFRKIFEILGNGIFNVDSELWEIHRKITMSLMSHAKFQILLKKNVWDTVEKGLVPVLDAFAERGTTFDLQDIFQRFTFDNISKLLLDHDPKSLSIDLPHLPCEKGFNDMVDALLYRHVLPDSYWQLQKKLNIGKEKNLSQAWEAFDQFIYPAISQKQEKLLLNKTNKDEDFDLFADYIKAYNQWTNGDTSGNVQEFLRDTFLNLMFAGRDTTSTTLTWFFWLLAKNPLVETKIREEIEQQLHLKKDENLKFFDIEESRKLVYLHGALCEALRLFPPVSLEHKSPLELDVLPSGHRVTPDMKILISFYTMGRLQTIWGKDCLEFKPERWISERRGIKHVPSYQFPAFNAGPRTCIGKDMGFIQMKMVAATIIYNYHIQLVEGQTISPTATVVIRMTNGLKVRVVKRDVPL; the protein is encoded by the coding sequence ATGGATGTATACTCTCTTATTCCCGTACTGATAATccttggattcacttattttacATGGTTCTTAATAAATAGAAGGTCGAAAAGCTCAGCGCCAACAGATTGGCCCCTCGCTGGAATGTTGCCTGGATTAATTCAAAATGCTCATCGAATCCACGAATTTTTCACTGATATTCTTTTAGAAACTGGGAACAATTTTGAGTTCCGTGGTCCTGTGATTTCCAATATGAACATGTTATTCACTAGTGATCCTGCAAATATCCACCATATCCTTAGTAGAAACTTCTCAAACTATCCAAAAGGCCCCGAGTTTCgtaaaatatttgaaatattAGGAAATGGAATCTTTAATGTTGATTCTGAATTATGGGAGATTCACAGGAAGATCACCATGTCTTTAATGAGCCATGCCAAGTTCCAAATTTTGTTAAAGAAGAACGTATGGGACACTGTCGAAAAAGGTCTCGTACCAGTTCTTGATGCTTTTGCTGAACGAGGCACGACGTTTGATTTGCAAGATATTTTTCAGAGATTTACTTTTGATAATATTAGTAAATTGTTACTTGACCATGATCCAAAAAGTTTATCAATCGATTTACCTCATTTGCCATGTGAAAAAGGCTTCAACGACATGGTTGATGCACTTTTGTATAGACACGTCTTACCAGACAGCTATTGGCAATTGCAAAAAAAGCTTAATATTGGTAAAGAAAAAAATCTCAGTCAAGCGTGGGAAGCTTTTGATCAATTCATATATCCTGCCATTTCGCAAAAGCAAGAAAAGCTACTACTGAATAAAACCAACAAAGACGAGGATTTTGACTTATTTGCTGACTACATCAAAGCATACAATCAGTGGACGAATGGAGATACTTCTGGTAATGTACAAGAATTTCTTAGAGATACTTTCTTGAATTTAATGTTTGCTGGGAGAGACACCACAAGCACAACTCTCACTTGGTTTTTCTGGCTTTTAGCTAAAAATCCCTTAGTAGAGACAAAGATTAGGGAAGAGATTGAACAGCAACTGCATTTAAAAAAAGATGAAAACCTCAAGTTTTTCGACATAGAAGAGTCAAGAAAACTGGTTTATTTACATGGTGCATTGTGTGAAGCTCTTCGGCTATTTCCACCAGTTTCACTTGAGCATAAATCTCCACTTGAACTTGACGTTCTCCCGAGTGGTCACCGTGTTACTCCAGACATGAAAATATTGATATCGTTTTATACGATGGGAAGATTGCAGACTATATGGGGGAAAGATTGTTTAGAATTCAAGCCAGAGAGATGGATTTCGGAGCGAAGAGGCATCAAACATGTGCCATCTTACCAATTTCCAGCTTTTAATGCTGGTCCAAGGACTTGTATAGGGAAGGATATGGGTTTCATTCAGATGAAAATGGTGGCGGCCACCATCATATACAATTACCATATCCAACTAGTGGAAGGACAAACCATTTCGCCTACTGCTACTGTTGTGATTcgaatgacaaatggtttgaaggTTAGGGTCGTCAAAAGGGACGTTCCTCTTTAG